GATCGTGGTCCACGCGCCGATCCCGGACTCCGACTTCGCGATGGATCCGGCCCTGTTCGAGCGGATCGCCACGGAAGGGCTCGCGCAGCTCAGCCGCTGAAGCGGAGGTAGCGCGGCGGTACGGCGTCGGCCAGCCAGACGCCGTTGGCGCTCACCCGGAAGACATGGCCGTCGCGGTGCATCGCGCCCGCGTCCACGGGCAGGACGACGGGCCGGCCGCGGCGCGCGCCGACGCGGGTCGCCGTCTCGCGGTCGGGTGAGAGATGGACGTGGTGGCGGTTCATGGGCCGCAGGCCCTCGGCCCGGATCGCGTCGAGGCTGCGGGCGACGGTGCCGTGGTAGAGGTACGCGGGCGGCTCGGCCGCCGGCAGGTCCAGATCGACCTCGACGGTGTGGCCCTGGTTGGCGCGGATTCTGTCACCCTCGATGGTGAAGCGCCGTTTGTCGTTGACGGCCACGACATGGTCCAGCTCAGCGCGGGTGATGGGGAAGTGGTGGCCGGCCGTGGCGCGGAGCAGCGCGTCGACCTCCACCCAGCCGTTCGGGTCGAGCGTGAGGCCGATCCGCTCGGGCTGGTGTCGCAGGTGCTTCGAGAGATATTTCGACACCTTCACGGTGCGTCGCTCGTCGGGCGTTCCCGCACCCGGAGTTCGCGTTGTGGTCATTCGCACAGCGTGCCCGGTGGTGCGGGCGGCCGCCACTCATTTCGGTCCGGTCTAGGGATCGTCCGGCCCGATCCGAAGTGCTGCGGTCCGAAGTATTTCGATCCGAGGTGCTTGGATCCGATCTCATCCGATCCGAAAACGATCAGTGCCGAAATGTTTGATCCACAGTCAACTCGGTTTATCCACAGGCTATTTGGCGAGTCTGTGGACAACTGCCGAGTGGATTAACCTATTTGGTCAAGTTGACCGCTCTGTCTGTGGGTTGCGGTCAGCGTGTCCAACGTCCTGGTCGCCAGCTCCCGTTCGGCCGCCGCCGCGATGAACGCCGATGCGCTCTCCTCGCCAACCAGCGCTTGTACGGCGTCGATCGTGGCGGCCGGCAGCCGTACGGAACGGGTCCGCGCACCCGACGGCTCCGGGTCCTCGGCCATCAGGTGCTGCTGGAGATGGCGCGTCGCGAACAGCCGCATGGCACGCGCCAGTTCGGCGTCCACGGTCTGCCGCGCGAGGGGCCGCAGCCTACGTACGAGCGACGCCGCCTCCGCCGCGTCCTCATCCGTCGGCGGGTGATGCCCCAGATAGCGCGCGAAGACGTGCTCGCTCGTGAACTCCAGGAAACGCGCGGCGATGTGCTCGACCTGACCGCGAAGTTCCCGCAGATGGGCGGAGATCGCCGTCAGCGGGACCCCGGCCGCGTACAACTCGGCCGCCACCGAAAGCTCTTGGGGGCTCGGTACGAGGAATTCGTCGTCCCGGCCGGGAATCCGCTCCAGTACCCCCAGCTCCACCGCCTCGGCGAGGGCCGCGTCGTCGGGGGAGCCGCCGAACCGCTCGTCCAGCTCCGCGCGGGTGATCCGGGCGGCGTGCTCGTCCGTCCACGGCCCGTGCACCTCGGCGACCAGGCCGAGCACCCCGCCTAGACCGCGCCCAGCGGTCCACGCCTCCAGCAACTCCTTGATGGAGGCCAGCGTGTAGCCCCGTTCGAGAAGGTCCGCGATCTGCCGCAGCCGGGCCAGATGCGTGTCCCCGTACACATTGGCCCTGCCCCGCCGCTCGGGCGTCGGCAGCAGCCCCCGGTCCTGGTAGGCGCGGATGGTCCGGACCGTGGCGCCGCTCGCGTGCGCCAGGTCCTCGATCCGGTACCGGCCGCCCGCCGGGGTCCCCGACACGCCTACCCCAGGGCGGCGCGGCCGACGGCACCGGCCGCCGCGCGGGCCGCAGGTGAGGTCGCGAGATAGTCGACGGCCCTGCGGAGCGAACCCTCCTGCGAGGGGTGGTACGACCGCCGGAAGTACCGGGGTACCGCCGAGCCCAGCTCCCGCCAGGTGGGCAACAGGCCCTTGGCGACAGCCCGGTTGTGCTCGCGCAGCGAGTAGCGCGGCCGGCCCGCGAGCTGCGGATCGTGCCGGATCAGATACGCCGCTCCCCACCCCCAGAGCCAGAGCATCACCGGGGCGGTGACCGCCATCGTCTCCAGTCGGCGGGCGTAGCGCACCGGATCGGGGCCGCCGCAGTGCTGGTACATGTCGAAGGCCACCGACCGGTGTTCGACCTCCTCGGCGCCGTGCCAGCGCAGCAGGTCGAGCATGACCTCGTCCGCCCCCGCCCGGTCCAGCGCGTCCGCGCTCAGCACCCAGTCCCCCAGCACCGCCGTGAACTGCTCTATGGCGGCGACGATCGCCAGCCGGAAGCGCAGCCACTCCCGCTGGGGCCACGGCACCCCGAAGGGCGGCCTCTCGCCGAGAAGGATCTCGAAGAGGTAGTCGACGTGCCGGGTGTACGGCCCGGTGTCCAGCCGCTGCTCCGCGAGGTGGTTGAGCACATACGCGTGCTGCACGCTGTGCGTCGCCTCCTGGCCCATGAACCCCTTGACGTCCTTGAGCAGGACCGGGTCGTCGACCAGCGGCAGGGCTTCCTTGAAGACCTTGACGAACCAGCGCTCGCCCGCGGGGAGGAGCAGATGCAGGACGTTGATGACGTGCGTGGCGGTGGGCTCGTCGGGTATCCAGTGCAGCGGGGTCTCCCGCCAGTCGAACGACACCCGCCGGGGAGCGATCTCATGGCCCTCCCCCCAAGGGTTCTCGCGCGGATCCCGGCCGTTCGCCGACGCGTTCACAGCGGTGGCTCCAGCCGGGCTATCGCGCGCAGCGTCCTGGGCGCGAAGCGGGACAGCAGCCGGGCTCCCCGGGCCTCCGGCGTCACCGGTACGACGGCCTCGTTGCGGACGACGGCCCGCAGGACGGCGTCGGCGACCTTCTCCGGCGGGTAGTTGCGCAGCCCGTACAGCCGGGACGTTCTCCTCCGGCGTCGTTTCTCCTCCTCCGCCGAGACTCCGGTGAACCGCGCGGTGGCCGCGATGTTGGTGTTCACGAAGCCGGGGCAGATGGCGGTGACCCCGATGCCCTGGCCGGCGAGCTCGGCGCGCAGGCATTCGCTGAGCATCAGCACCGCCGCCTTGGACGTGCTGTAGGCGGGCAGCGCCCGTGACGGCTGATAGGCCGCCGCCGAAGCGGTGTTGACGATGTGGCCGCCCTGGCCGCGGGCCGCCATCTGACCGCCGAATATCCGGCAGCCGTGGATGACGCCCCAGAGATTGACGTCCAGGACCTTCTTCCAGTCCTCGCTCGTGGTGTCCAGGAACGGTCCCGAGAGCCCGATCCCCGCGTTGTTCACCAGGACGTCCACCGTGCCGTACTCGGCGGCGACCTTCTCGGCCAGTTTCTCCATCGCCTGCTCGTCGCCGACGTCGACCGTCTCCGCCCATGCCCGCGGCGCGCCGATCAGCCGGGCCATCTCGGCGGTCCTGGCAACCCCTTCGGCGTCCCGGTCCACGGCGACGATCCGGGCCCCCGACTCGGCGAACGCGAACGCCGTGGCCCGCCCGATGCCGCTCGCGGCGCCGGTCACCAGGACGAGCTGCCCGCCGAACCGCTCCCCGTAGGGGCCGCTCGGCACCAGGTCACGCGCCCGGCGGGCCCGGCTCTCCCGGCGCGCCTTGCTGGCCGTCTCGATCGCCGCCGCGGCGTCGGACCCGCTCTCCGGCTCCGGGTCGGGCTCATGGGCGGTGACGAACTCGGTGATCCAGGAGGCCAGTTGATCCGGTCGCGTACGCGGCACCCAGTGCTTGGCGGGGAGCGTACGGCGCACCAGCTGGGGCACCCACCGCTCCAGGTCGTCGTAGAGCCGCTCGGAGAGGAAGGCGTCGCCGGTCGGGGTGATCAGCTGGACGGGTGCGTGCGCGTGCGCGTCGGCGCGGGGGCGGCGCAGCCGGGCGCGGATGTTGTCCCGGTAGAGCCAGGCGCCGTGCGCGGCGTCGTCCGGCAGCGAGGCGGTCGGATACGCGTCGACCCGTTCGGCACCCGCCGATTCCCCCTGTGCGCCGCCCGGCTTCGCGGGTTTCCGTCCCGACGGGACCTTCTCGAACCGCTCAAGGATCCTCGGCCACTGCTTGCCCAGCGGCCCGCGCCAGGCGAGTTCGGGCAGCACCGGGGTGTGCAGCATGTACACGTACCAGGACTTGGCGCCCTGGCCCAGGAGCTGGCCCACCGCGCGCGGGGTCGGCCGGGTCATCCGCCGCTTGATCCAGTGCCCGAAGTGGTCGAGCGAGGGGCCCGACATCGAGGTGAAGGAGGCGATCCGGCCGGACGTGCGCCGTACGGTCACGAACTCCCAGCCCTGCACCGAGCCCCAGTCGTGCCCCACCAGATGCACCGGCCGGCGCGGGCTCACCGCGTCGGCCACCGCCAGGAAGTCGTCCGTCAGCTTCTCCAGGGTGAAGCCGCCGCGCAGCGGCTTCGGTGCCGTCGAACCGCCGTGCCCCCGCACGTCGTACAGCACCACATGGAACCGCCCGGCGAGCCGGGCGGCGACGTGGGACCAGACCTCCTTGCTGTCCGGATAGCCGTGCACGAGCAGGACCGTCGGCCGCGCCGGGTCGCCCAGCTCGGCCACACACAGATCGATCCCGCCCGTGCGGACCCTGCGCTCCCGCGCACCGGCCGGCCACTGATCCGACTGAAGCGACATCACGCACCCTCCGCCCAACGCCGCACATGCGGCAGATCGTCATCCAGCCAGAACGCGCTCTGAGCCGGGTCCCGGGAGTCGGTGACCACCAGGATCTCCTCGAACTTGGCGCCCGTGCCCCGGAATCCGAGGTGCGGCTCGACCGCCCACAGCCCGGGTCTCGGCGGATGGTCGGAGAATCTGTACGGACTCCACAGGGGAGACCAGCCCTCCCGGTGCCCGTGCAGCGCGTCGCTCGCCAGGCCCCTGAGCGACTGCGTACCGAAACCGAGGACACGCGGTGACCAGCGCCGGTCCTTCACGCGGTCGACCTTGTGGGCGATCACCCCGAAGGGGTAGGCCCGGTGCCTGTTCTCATATCCCTGCCGCACCATCAGCCGGTCCACGTCCTCGTATATCTCCCGCAGCGGACGCCGCTCGCGCACCTCGCGCAGCAGCA
This window of the Streptomyces niveus genome carries:
- a CDS encoding RNA 2'-phosphotransferase; protein product: MTTTRTPGAGTPDERRTVKVSKYLSKHLRHQPERIGLTLDPNGWVEVDALLRATAGHHFPITRAELDHVVAVNDKRRFTIEGDRIRANQGHTVEVDLDLPAAEPPAYLYHGTVARSLDAIRAEGLRPMNRHHVHLSPDRETATRVGARRGRPVVLPVDAGAMHRDGHVFRVSANGVWLADAVPPRYLRFSG
- a CDS encoding MerR family transcriptional regulator; this encodes MSGTPAGGRYRIEDLAHASGATVRTIRAYQDRGLLPTPERRGRANVYGDTHLARLRQIADLLERGYTLASIKELLEAWTAGRGLGGVLGLVAEVHGPWTDEHAARITRAELDERFGGSPDDAALAEAVELGVLERIPGRDDEFLVPSPQELSVAAELYAAGVPLTAISAHLRELRGQVEHIAARFLEFTSEHVFARYLGHHPPTDEDAAEAASLVRRLRPLARQTVDAELARAMRLFATRHLQQHLMAEDPEPSGARTRSVRLPAATIDAVQALVGEESASAFIAAAAERELATRTLDTLTATHRQSGQLDQIG
- a CDS encoding metal-dependent hydrolase, whose protein sequence is MNASANGRDPRENPWGEGHEIAPRRVSFDWRETPLHWIPDEPTATHVINVLHLLLPAGERWFVKVFKEALPLVDDPVLLKDVKGFMGQEATHSVQHAYVLNHLAEQRLDTGPYTRHVDYLFEILLGERPPFGVPWPQREWLRFRLAIVAAIEQFTAVLGDWVLSADALDRAGADEVMLDLLRWHGAEEVEHRSVAFDMYQHCGGPDPVRYARRLETMAVTAPVMLWLWGWGAAYLIRHDPQLAGRPRYSLREHNRAVAKGLLPTWRELGSAVPRYFRRSYHPSQEGSLRRAVDYLATSPAARAAAGAVGRAALG
- a CDS encoding SDR family oxidoreductase, which translates into the protein MSLQSDQWPAGARERRVRTGGIDLCVAELGDPARPTVLLVHGYPDSKEVWSHVAARLAGRFHVVLYDVRGHGGSTAPKPLRGGFTLEKLTDDFLAVADAVSPRRPVHLVGHDWGSVQGWEFVTVRRTSGRIASFTSMSGPSLDHFGHWIKRRMTRPTPRAVGQLLGQGAKSWYVYMLHTPVLPELAWRGPLGKQWPRILERFEKVPSGRKPAKPGGAQGESAGAERVDAYPTASLPDDAAHGAWLYRDNIRARLRRPRADAHAHAPVQLITPTGDAFLSERLYDDLERWVPQLVRRTLPAKHWVPRTRPDQLASWITEFVTAHEPDPEPESGSDAAAAIETASKARRESRARRARDLVPSGPYGERFGGQLVLVTGAASGIGRATAFAFAESGARIVAVDRDAEGVARTAEMARLIGAPRAWAETVDVGDEQAMEKLAEKVAAEYGTVDVLVNNAGIGLSGPFLDTTSEDWKKVLDVNLWGVIHGCRIFGGQMAARGQGGHIVNTASAAAYQPSRALPAYSTSKAAVLMLSECLRAELAGQGIGVTAICPGFVNTNIAATARFTGVSAEEEKRRRRRTSRLYGLRNYPPEKVADAVLRAVVRNEAVVPVTPEARGARLLSRFAPRTLRAIARLEPPL
- a CDS encoding M24 family metallopeptidase, yielding MASAVRGEQAAELRGFRSVQRLAYECAEAVAARLRPGVTEREAARMQREWLRARGVRDWFHLPFAWFGDRTAFKDFRIPLQFFPTGRRLAEGMPFILDLAPVHRGYTADVGYSGRLGPGPDPLHDKLLADLRAHRDLLLREVRERRPLREIYEDVDRLMVRQGYENRHRAYPFGVIAHKVDRVKDRRWSPRVLGFGTQSLRGLASDALHGHREGWSPLWSPYRFSDHPPRPGLWAVEPHLGFRGTGAKFEEILVVTDSRDPAQSAFWLDDDLPHVRRWAEGA